The genomic interval CGTAAGCAATAGTCTCTCCTGGGAGAGCAACAGATTCTGGGTTACTCGAAAGTGCAGGTTCACCACTTTTAGCTAAGGTCAGGTCTGCCCCGTGGATGTGGAAGCCAGCTGGCTGATCTAAGGTGTTAGTGAACAAAAATCGTACGCAATCCCCAATGTTAGCTCGAATGGTGAGAGGTTGAATTGGGTCATCACCAACTCCTAGGCTTAGGCCGTAGTGATTCTCTTTGCTTCCTGCAAGACCTTCCTGAATTCTAATTTTAGGGATCTGGTCACGCAGGGCGAACATGTAGGCTTGAGGATCACGGTCACCCCAGCGATTCAGCACCATCTCCAATTCAATGGCTGCCAGGTCATAAACCTTCACTGTAGCTTGAGAAGGGCATGCTTGGACATTGTTCAGAACAGCCAGGTGGGGACCACGATCCGAAACTAACATTGGTCCCTCGCTATTCTCGTGGCTGTGTGCTCCTAATGCGTCGTCGTTCAGTCGGTTGCTGGCCAGACGCACATGTGGCGCATTGTGCTTGTGGTAAATCCCCGGGAGCAAATCGTCAGCAAAGCGATGAATAGCTTGTTCGGGGCCACCACGAGCCATTAGTAGGAATGCGCCAATGGTTGCGCTAATAAAAAACGTGAAGCTGAACACCCGGATTATACGAGTCAACTATCTACCTCCGGGTTATGCAGTATTTGGGTCTGAGGCGATACATTGACCCTGCTGTTTACTGTATTCACGACGTTCGTACCTCCTTGAGAACGAGCCGTCTTCAGTATTGATAAAACATGTCGTGCACATTCAACCCGAACTTATTTCTGGTGACGCTCTAGGTCTCCGTTGCAGACTCTAATGTCTGCGCTAATGTACGGTAACCCTCGGGTCCTAAAAGGGACAGCATCATAGCACGCAAATCGGCTCCGAAATACCTATTGAGTAGGAAAGGAGGTTCCCATGAGACCATTGGCTAGTTTGTTAAAGGTCCGTTGATTGAGTATTTGGCTACCATTCTCCGTACGATCTTTAGGGCCTTTTTGAGAGCTTCAACCTTAGCTATTCCTTTACCAGCAATATCGAATGCTGTGCCGTGGGCTGGCGTGGTTATGGGAATTGGCAGGCCAGCGAGGATAGTTACGCCACGGTCGAAACCTAGCAATTTCATAGCAATTTGTCCCTGATCATGATACATAGTCACTACTGCATCGTATTCCTTGGATAGTGCTCGTACGAACACCGTATCAGCAGGCCAAGGTCCATCAACATTGATTCCTTGGGATTGTACCTCTTCTATTGCAGGGCGGATTACTTCTATTTCTTCGAAGCCAAACAATCCTCCCTCGCCAGCATGAGGATTAATGGCCGCAACAGCAATCTGCGGATGAGTATAGCCGGTTCCAACAAGCGTAGCGTGCATCAATTCGATTGAGGAGATAACTGTCTTTTTCGTAATGCTCGTAGTGACTTTTGCGAGGGGCACGTGTGACGTGACGCGGGAGGTCCACAGGTTGTCTAGGACGTTGACTTCGCCGCATGAACCTGTCCAACCAAGGAGATCAGCAAAAAGGTTCATGTCATCCCCGTGAATGTTGCCCCCTAGACTAAGGGACTCCTTATTTAAAGGCGCGAAGCAAAGGCCGTCTAGTTTCCCCCCCATAGCAAGATCGACAGCCAAGCCTAAGGTTTCCAACGTTGCCTTCCCTGCGTGAGCGGATACCTGTCCAGGTTTAAGTTCGGTCAGGTTTACATTGGGAACGTCAAGTAGAACTGGATGGCCGTCCAGTTCAATCTTCTCGATGTTCTGGATGACAGGAAGTTCGGTATTAGAACCCACAGTTTTCTCTCCAAAATCCTGATAAACCCGCCTATCACCGATAACGATAAGTTGGTAGAGTTGCTGATCAATACCGTCAGCAAGAAGGGTAGCTACTAGTTCAGGCCCAATGCCATTGGGGTCGCCTAGGAGAAGTCCAATACGAGGAATCATTCGATATAGATATGGTGACACGTTCTTACACTACTTATTCAAGGAAGCATCGGTAAGGCTTAGTTAACGATCGGAAGACCCAGTTATTCGTACTTAGGCTTCCCTGAGGTATTCTTGATCGGATTTGGCTGACTCAATTTCACAGTACCCGGGTCTGGTAGGCTTGAACAAAATCAATGACCAGGGGGATAGAGATGTCTGAAAAGCCTCCCAATTTTCTCGTTATTTGTACTGACCAGATGCGAGCTGATCACCTCGGTTGTGCCGATAATCCTGTGATTCGAACACCTAATATCGACAGATTGGCGGCGTCTAGTACCCAGCTCGATCGCGCCTACGTTAATTGTCCGCTCTGCCAGCCTAGTCGTGCCACCTTGTTCACAGGTATGACCCCCCGCGGTCACCAAGTTCGTACCAATGGCATACCTCTCGCACATGACATTCCGACGCTCACGACGTCGCTCTCAGATGCTGGATATAGGACCTCCTCTATTGGCAAGCTCCATTTCAGCAATTACTGGCTCGACGATAATGTTCTTCAGGTTGCCGAACCACAAAGTTTTCCGGAAGTGCAAGCTTTTTGGCAGGATGGCAAAATCCATGAAGTTCCAGTTCCGTACTACGGTTTTGACCAGGTTGATATTACCCTTGGTCACGGTGATAACGTAGAAGGCAACTACGGTCGCTGGTTACGCGAGTCTCACCCCGAAGCGTGGCGCCTTCTACAAGATAAGGGAGTCCTACCATCTGCTTCGGGTGCTGAGCAGAGCGGTACATTCCCTATACATGAGGATTTACATCACACAGCGTACGTTGCTGATAAAACGATAGACCAGATTCTTAAAACCGCCAGATCGTCACCATTTTTCTTATTTTGTTCCTTTCCTGACCCTCACCATCCGTACGTAGCGCCTCGCCCGTGGGACACTCTCTACGGTAATGACGAAGTAGTACCTCCTGTCTCGAGAGAGGATGAGTTGGACTCTTTAGCTCCTCATTTCCGCAAGATAATTGAGACAGATATTATGGTGAGCGGTAGGAGAGGTCCGACTGGTATTCCCCCGGAACATGTTCTCGAGGCCCTGGCTAGGACTTACGGAATGGTATCGCTTATTGACAAGCATGTTGGTCGGATTCTTGCTGCTCTGGATGAGAGTGGTCAGCGGGATAATACTGTTGTGGTGTTCCTTTCGGATCATGGTGATTTGATGGGTGACCATGGCCTTATGAACAAAGGTCCATGGCATTTCGAGGGTTTACTGCGGGTACCAATGATCTGGTCTTGGCCTGGTCATGTTCGTGTCCAAAGGACACAAGCTCTTGCGAGCCTACTGGACTTTGCACCGACCGTACTTGATTTAGCTGGGGTGGATACGCCTAATGGATTAGCTTCGGATGTAGTTGCGCCAGAGCGGCCGCCAGCTTGGCCAGGCAGATCACTGAAAGGCGTCCTTAAGGGTGATACTGAGATAGTCCAGGACTCTGTGGTTGTTGAGAATGACGAGGATTACCTTGGTCTTAGGCTAAGAACTTTGATCACTGACAAACTCAAGATTACGACCTATACGGGACATAGAGGGCCCGAACCTTACGGCGAACTCTTTGATTTAGAGACTGACCCTAGCGAATTGCATAACCTCTGGGAGGCACCCGAGGTAGCAGCTTTGCGAAGCGAATTGATCGAGCGTCTTCATTATCGCCTAACCGAGACGGACATCGCTGTACCACGACGACTGAGCCACGCTTGACCCCCTACAAGTCGAACCTAAAACAGGTGGTTTATTGATTACCCCATGTCGTTAATAGGCTCAACGCCTTATTATGGTTTCCATGTTCTGTCAGCACCTTAAATTCGACACACGTTAAAGGGTGCATTGAAGTTCGATCATTAATGGGGGGAAATCATGTCACAAGTTGATTCGGATTACACTTCGCTTGTTCCTAAATACACCTTTGCTGATTCACTTGAAGAACAGGAGCGTCAGCTTTCAGAGAATCCGTTGCTAAGACGGATGAACGAAGCTCGCAAGAAAATGGATAGTGATCCGCACCGACCCATTTATCATTACGTTAATCCGGAGAGCACACTTAACGATCCCAATGGATTGTGTTATTGGCAAGGTCGATGGCACCTTTTCTATCAAGCCTATCCCCCAGAAGACTCTCGCCAGCACTGGGGTCACGCCGTTAGCGATGATTTAGTTCACTGGCGTGATCTTCCCTACGCAATCTATCCAAATCCGGAACGAGCTTGTTTTTCAGGTTCGGCATTAGTTGAAAAAGATCGGGTTATCGCAATGTATCACGGTACTGATGTTGGCAACATGGTGGCTGTTTCTAATGATCCCTTACTGTTGAATTGGGAGAAGGTGACTGGAAAGGCGGTCATTCCTTACCCACCTGAATTAGAGAATGCTGCGTATTCGGTTTTCGACCCTTGTATATGGAAGAAAAATGAGTACTATTACTCCCTCTCGGGTGGAACGCTACCTAATGGGCCAGGTGGACGTGATGTAAGAGCCAACTGGTTGTTCCGCTCCAAGGATCTCGCTAATTGGGAATTCCTACATCCGTTTGTAGAGGATGATCATTACTCGATGGTGGGCGATGATGGTGCTTGTCCGTACTTCTGGCCAATTGGGGATCGCCACATGTTGTTGTTTTTCAGTCACACTAGTGGTGGTCAGTATTTACTTGGTGATTATGATACTGAGCGCGATAAGTTCGTGGTAACGAATCACGCTAAATGTAATTTTGGTGCTTCGATTCCTTCGGGTGTACATGCGCCCTCAGCAGCTCCTGATGGGAAAGGCGGCATCGTGGTGATTTTCAATATGAATAAGGGTCTGCCTGCTAATGGTTGGGACCAGATTATGACGTTGCCTAGGCGCCTTACATTAGCCGGAGGCGATGGCAGTGATGAAGTGAATATAGAACCAGCTGGCGATGTTGAATCCCTCCGTTCCGACCATCAGAGTATTAATCCAATGGTTTTGCCAGCTAATGAAGAGGTCGTGATCGAGAGTGTGAGGGGGAACGCAATTGAGCTTGAGGTGGAAATCGATCCTCAGGGCGCACCGGTTATCGAGTTGAATGTTCTTCGATCATCGGGCGGGGAGGAAGTTACTCGCATTGGGTTTTTTCATGAACGGGGCTTTCGTCGTGTAGATCGGAGATCGCCGAACTCTACGTCATCAGCAGTTTCGCGGAAATCAGCAGTGCGTGTTGAGAGCCTCATAACTATCGATTCCTCCCGATCCTCTAGCTTGCCAGATGTGACACCACGACCTCCAGAGACAGCACCTGTATACCTTAAAGAGGGAGAACCTTTGAGGTTGCGAGTGTTTGTTGATCGTAGTGTTGTTGAAGTATTCGTTAATGGCAAACAGTGTGTCGCGGTTCGTGTTTACCCTACTCGTGAGGATAGTGTTGGGGTGTCACTTCGCTCTCAAGGTCGGAATGCAGAGTTGAAAAGCTTGGATGCTTGGAAGATGCAGAACATTTACCAGGAAGGGTAGAAAAGTCCTTGGCAGATTAATAAACCGTCGCCAGTCCTTGCCGTCATTAAGCTTAATGCCAAGTTTACAAGTAGTTTTGGGTGGCGGTACATTTCAAATAGAAGTGTTGCCTAAGATTTAATGGAGGCAGTCGCGCAAAAAAACAATTGGATGGCTTTAGTATCGCCAAAATAGTTCTTTCTCAAGGCGGCGTCACAAGTGGCGAACGTGGTGCTGCTTACTGCACGTGGCAACAAGGGGTAATTCAATCAAACCAAGAGAGGCGAGTCTAATGGACGAAAAACAAAGTTGGCTATCCTCAAACGGTGTTTTTGACAAGGACAGTCTAATCAACGATGTAGCTATTCAGATTACCGATAGTAAGGTGACCCAAGTTATTGGTTTGGCGGATTTACCTGAAAATGCGAAACCTAAACACATCAATGGGGTGATTTCGCGGGGCTTTGTTGATCTTCAGGTAAATGGTGGCGGCGATGTTTTGCTAAATGCGACACCAGATGTTGCATCGATGAAAACAATCGCTAAGGCCCATCGCCAATTTGGAACCACTGCAATTTTACCTACCTTAATCACAGATGAGGTCACCGTTTTAGAACAAATGGTCGAGCCTGCGATTGAAGCAATGGGCAGTAACGGGATTTTTGGTGTTCATATCGAAGGACCACATATTGCATTGACTAGACGTGGAACACATAATCCAAAATACCTGCGCCCTTTTGATGAGGGTACTTTAAACAGCGTCCGTAAATTGCGGGAAAATGACGTGCCCGTAATGTTAACCTTGGCGCCTGACATAGTTGAAGATGACCATATTACTCAATTAGTAGATTTAGGGGTTGTCGTATCACTTGGGCATACTGATGCCACCGCTCAGCGCACGCACCAAGCCGTTAACGCAGGTGCCAGCTGTTTTACCCATCTTTTCAATGCAATGCCGCCGATGTATAACCGTGAGCCGGGCCCTGTTGGCGCTGCCCTAAATTCAGAGAGTTTTGCTGGATTGATCTGTGATGGCTATCATGTTGGCTTTGACATGATGATGCTGGCCTTGCGGGGACACAAAACACCAGATCGTGTGTTTATTGTGTCTGACTCTATGCCGACAGTTGGTGGTAAACCAACATTTGATTTGTATGGCAACCCTGTTAATCTAATTGACGGGCGGCTCATTAATTACGAGGGTACGTTTGCAGGAGCGCATATCACTCAGGCAACGGGTGTTGAACGCTTGGTTCATGTTTACGATCAATCTTTGGAACAAGCCTTGAAAATGGCGATTTCAATTCCGGCAAAGTTGATGGACTCAGACCATTTGGCATCGGTTGAAAATGCGGGTTTGAACGACCTTATTGTATTGGACGATGCTAAATTTGACGGTTTTTTAGGCAATAAGTTGACTTAATACCCAAAAAAATCGGCTGATAAATTAGTCTCCTACTTGCCATGCTGAGCGGAGCCGCGAAACCTTCACGTTGTTTACCAGGGCAGACCCGCCACTTGCAAACATGTAAACTCCGTGGTCGTCAGGACGAAGTACTACTCCAGCAGCTACGGCGATCGTTCCACCATCAGCGTACACTTCAAGCGAGACTCGATCCACGAGAATCCTAAGATTTATAGAATCCCGTGGGGGCATTTGGGCCATGTACTTTCCGATGAGTAAAGTTCCGAGACGCTTGTCGTACCAGACAGGGATCCCTCGAGCGACTATTCCCACAGCGCTTGCATTCCCAAGTTCAATTTCAACTTCAATATCGAGAAGTTCACCCCCGAGACCAGCTTCAACTTTTGATCCAGGTCCCAGCTCAATACCCTCACTTTGCCAAGTCTCCTGACGGAGCTTCTCGAGTTCTACTACTGGTGCCGCACTGAGAGAGACTCCATTGTCTTTATTGGTCAGTTGAAGCGTTTGCGGAATAGTCATTAACTGGCCGAAGGGCATTCCCGGTGTTGACTGTCGCATCCAAGAGATTTGGATTCTACGACCATCCTCAGCGGGAATATCGCTCCAAGTTTGCGCCGCGTAAGCAGACCCCCCGGCAAAGCGCGGTGACTCCGGCTGCAACATCTTAATTTCTTGTTCAGGAACGAAGGTGCGACCGTCAAAACTACCAACATAGTAGCTTGTGTTGGCGGCCCAAAATACCCACCGAATATCATTCTCATCGCCATCTACTGGAAGGGGAAACAGGTCGGGACATTCAGTTGTGCGGGGCAATTTCAGGTCACTCAAGTGTTCCCATTCGAGAAGGTTTTGAGACCCAAAAATGGCATAGTCATTTTTTGCCATGTATAGCGGCATTATCCAACGTTCAGTTTCTGGGTGCCAGATTATTTTAGGGTCTCGATTACCCCCAACGTGGTGTCCCAGAACAGGGTTACCATCGTATTTATCCCAGGTTCGACCCCGATCATTACTATAAGCAAGACACTGCGTGAAAGGTTCACCTTCGCTCATTGGTGAGTGCCCACCAGCAGCAGTGTAAATGGCCACAACCGCCGGGTCTTTACCCGTTTGCAGGCCCGCCGTGTTGTGGTGATCAACTACTGCAGATCCTGACCACATTGCACCCAGCTTGTCTGGGTAAAGGGCGATTGGTCGCTCTTGCCAATGCACAAGATCAGTACTTACAGCTGACCCCCAGTGCATGTTGCCCCAATCTGAACCGGCGGGATTGTGCTGGTAAAACAGGTGGTACTCACCATCGTAGTAAAACAGGCCGTTCGGATCGTTATTCCAACCTCTGCGGGAAGAGAAGTGAAACTGGGACCTGAGGGGTTCCTGATAAAGCTCAATTGGGTCAACCGGTTGATCAGTAAAACGGAGACCACTCAGAGAAATATCTGCAGTACCAGTGTGTTCGAACGTGAGTTCTGATCCCTGGAAGTCATCCAGATCAAGGAAAACTTCGTAATCGCTAGTGCCCTGGCCCAGACGGATGTCCAACTCTCGCAAAACAGTTGTACCCTGCCGGATACTTAACCATCCCGTTGTTTCTCCCCACTCTACAGGCATGATGAGGTAGCGTCCGTCGACCTTAATTGTTCTATTTGGCATTATTTCCTCCCGACGGCTAGGGCAACCAAAGGATGCCAGGTTTGTAGCGGCCGCCTAACCAATGTATATCGCCAAGCTTCTCTGTGCATCAGATTAACCTGAGTTCTGACCACACCATGTGAAACGTAATTCAGAAACAAGCACTTCCTGAACGGTCGCCCAACCACCCGAAGCTAAAAGTACGACCTGCATAAACGCTGAATCAATTAAACAAACAGTTCATGGGTCGTAATTTCAT from Trueperaceae bacterium carries:
- a CDS encoding 4-hydroxythreonine-4-phosphate dehydrogenase, translating into MIPRIGLLLGDPNGIGPELVATLLADGIDQQLYQLIVIGDRRVYQDFGEKTVGSNTELPVIQNIEKIELDGHPVLLDVPNVNLTELKPGQVSAHAGKATLETLGLAVDLAMGGKLDGLCFAPLNKESLSLGGNIHGDDMNLFADLLGWTGSCGEVNVLDNLWTSRVTSHVPLAKVTTSITKKTVISSIELMHATLVGTGYTHPQIAVAAINPHAGEGGLFGFEEIEVIRPAIEEVQSQGINVDGPWPADTVFVRALSKEYDAVVTMYHDQGQIAMKLLGFDRGVTILAGLPIPITTPAHGTAFDIAGKGIAKVEALKKALKIVRRMVAKYSINGPLTN
- a CDS encoding glycosyl hydrolase family 32 domain protein, which codes for MSQVDSDYTSLVPKYTFADSLEEQERQLSENPLLRRMNEARKKMDSDPHRPIYHYVNPESTLNDPNGLCYWQGRWHLFYQAYPPEDSRQHWGHAVSDDLVHWRDLPYAIYPNPERACFSGSALVEKDRVIAMYHGTDVGNMVAVSNDPLLLNWEKVTGKAVIPYPPELENAAYSVFDPCIWKKNEYYYSLSGGTLPNGPGGRDVRANWLFRSKDLANWEFLHPFVEDDHYSMVGDDGACPYFWPIGDRHMLLFFSHTSGGQYLLGDYDTERDKFVVTNHAKCNFGASIPSGVHAPSAAPDGKGGIVVIFNMNKGLPANGWDQIMTLPRRLTLAGGDGSDEVNIEPAGDVESLRSDHQSINPMVLPANEEVVIESVRGNAIELEVEIDPQGAPVIELNVLRSSGGEEVTRIGFFHERGFRRVDRRSPNSTSSAVSRKSAVRVESLITIDSSRSSSLPDVTPRPPETAPVYLKEGEPLRLRVFVDRSVVEVFVNGKQCVAVRVYPTREDSVGVSLRSQGRNAELKSLDAWKMQNIYQEG
- a CDS encoding sulfatase; the protein is MTRGIEMSEKPPNFLVICTDQMRADHLGCADNPVIRTPNIDRLAASSTQLDRAYVNCPLCQPSRATLFTGMTPRGHQVRTNGIPLAHDIPTLTTSLSDAGYRTSSIGKLHFSNYWLDDNVLQVAEPQSFPEVQAFWQDGKIHEVPVPYYGFDQVDITLGHGDNVEGNYGRWLRESHPEAWRLLQDKGVLPSASGAEQSGTFPIHEDLHHTAYVADKTIDQILKTARSSPFFLFCSFPDPHHPYVAPRPWDTLYGNDEVVPPVSREDELDSLAPHFRKIIETDIMVSGRRGPTGIPPEHVLEALARTYGMVSLIDKHVGRILAALDESGQRDNTVVVFLSDHGDLMGDHGLMNKGPWHFEGLLRVPMIWSWPGHVRVQRTQALASLLDFAPTVLDLAGVDTPNGLASDVVAPERPPAWPGRSLKGVLKGDTEIVQDSVVVENDEDYLGLRLRTLITDKLKITTYTGHRGPEPYGELFDLETDPSELHNLWEAPEVAALRSELIERLHYRLTETDIAVPRRLSHA
- a CDS encoding 2,6-beta-D-fructofuranosidase, with product MPNRTIKVDGRYLIMPVEWGETTGWLSIRQGTTVLRELDIRLGQGTSDYEVFLDLDDFQGSELTFEHTGTADISLSGLRFTDQPVDPIELYQEPLRSQFHFSSRRGWNNDPNGLFYYDGEYHLFYQHNPAGSDWGNMHWGSAVSTDLVHWQERPIALYPDKLGAMWSGSAVVDHHNTAGLQTGKDPAVVAIYTAAGGHSPMSEGEPFTQCLAYSNDRGRTWDKYDGNPVLGHHVGGNRDPKIIWHPETERWIMPLYMAKNDYAIFGSQNLLEWEHLSDLKLPRTTECPDLFPLPVDGDENDIRWVFWAANTSYYVGSFDGRTFVPEQEIKMLQPESPRFAGGSAYAAQTWSDIPAEDGRRIQISWMRQSTPGMPFGQLMTIPQTLQLTNKDNGVSLSAAPVVELEKLRQETWQSEGIELGPGSKVEAGLGGELLDIEVEIELGNASAVGIVARGIPVWYDKRLGTLLIGKYMAQMPPRDSINLRILVDRVSLEVYADGGTIAVAAGVVLRPDDHGVYMFASGGSALVNNVKVSRLRSAWQVGD
- a CDS encoding N-acetylglucosamine-6-phosphate deacetylase encodes the protein MNDVAIQITDSKVTQVIGLADLPENAKPKHINGVISRGFVDLQVNGGGDVLLNATPDVASMKTIAKAHRQFGTTAILPTLITDEVTVLEQMVEPAIEAMGSNGIFGVHIEGPHIALTRRGTHNPKYLRPFDEGTLNSVRKLRENDVPVMLTLAPDIVEDDHITQLVDLGVVVSLGHTDATAQRTHQAVNAGASCFTHLFNAMPPMYNREPGPVGAALNSESFAGLICDGYHVGFDMMMLALRGHKTPDRVFIVSDSMPTVGGKPTFDLYGNPVNLIDGRLINYEGTFAGAHITQATGVERLVHVYDQSLEQALKMAISIPAKLMDSDHLASVENAGLNDLIVLDDAKFDGFLGNKLT